A window of Brachybacterium fresconis contains these coding sequences:
- the serS gene encoding serine--tRNA ligase yields MIDLRLLRENPDAVRDAQRARRRDPSTVDAVLEADSRWREATGAFESARAEQKVFGKQVAQATGDQKQQLLAEVKQLAADVKRLQAEADEAIAARDTLLRAIPNLAEGAPEGLEDDFALRETVGENPAFEHPVKDHLEIAEGLKAIDMARGAKVSGARFYFLTGVGAQLELAILNSAIDQATKSGFTPMITPTLVLPESMEGTGFLGEHADEVYHLDKDDDLYLVGTSEVALASYHKDEILDLGGGPIRYAGWSACYRREAGSYGRDTRGIIRVHQFHKVEMFSYCRIEDSYAEHERLLDLEREMLARIDVPYRIIDTAAGDLGTSAARKYDCEAWMPSQNTYRELTSTSNTTQFQARRLNIRERTDDGLRPVATLNGTLGTTRFIAAILENHQRPDGSVVVPEGLRPYLGGREVFEVTA; encoded by the coding sequence ATGATCGATCTGCGGCTCCTGCGCGAGAATCCCGATGCCGTCCGCGACGCCCAGAGGGCACGTCGGCGAGACCCCTCCACCGTCGACGCGGTGCTCGAGGCCGACTCCCGGTGGCGCGAGGCGACCGGAGCCTTCGAATCCGCGCGGGCCGAGCAGAAGGTCTTCGGCAAGCAGGTCGCCCAGGCCACCGGCGATCAGAAGCAGCAGCTGCTGGCCGAGGTCAAGCAGCTCGCCGCCGACGTCAAGCGGCTGCAGGCGGAGGCCGACGAGGCCATCGCCGCCCGGGACACCCTGCTGCGTGCGATCCCGAACCTCGCCGAGGGCGCCCCCGAGGGGCTCGAGGACGACTTCGCCCTCCGCGAGACCGTCGGGGAGAACCCCGCCTTCGAGCATCCGGTCAAGGACCATCTGGAGATCGCCGAGGGACTGAAGGCGATCGACATGGCCCGCGGTGCGAAGGTCTCCGGGGCCCGTTTCTACTTCCTCACCGGTGTCGGTGCCCAGCTCGAGCTCGCGATCCTCAATTCCGCGATCGACCAGGCCACGAAGTCCGGCTTCACCCCGATGATCACCCCGACCCTGGTGCTGCCGGAGTCGATGGAGGGCACGGGCTTCCTCGGCGAGCACGCCGACGAGGTCTACCACCTCGACAAGGACGACGACCTCTACCTCGTCGGCACCAGCGAGGTGGCCCTGGCCAGCTACCACAAGGACGAGATCCTCGACCTCGGAGGCGGCCCGATCCGCTACGCCGGCTGGAGCGCCTGCTACCGCCGCGAGGCCGGCAGCTACGGCAGGGACACCCGCGGCATCATCCGCGTCCACCAGTTCCACAAGGTGGAGATGTTCTCCTACTGCCGCATCGAGGACTCCTACGCGGAGCACGAGCGCCTGCTGGACCTCGAGCGCGAGATGCTGGCGCGGATCGACGTGCCCTACCGCATCATCGACACCGCCGCCGGCGATCTCGGGACCTCCGCCGCCCGCAAGTACGACTGCGAGGCGTGGATGCCCAGCCAGAACACCTACCGCGAGCTCACCTCGACCTCGAACACCACCCAGTTCCAGGCGAGGCGGCTGAACATCCGCGAGCGCACCGACGACGGCCTGCGCCCCGTCGCGACGCTGAACGGCACCCTCGGCACCACCCGTTTCATCGCGGCGATCCTCGAGAACCATCAGCGCCCCGACGGGTCGGTGGTGGTCCCGGAGGGACTGCGGCCCTACCTCGGCGGGCGCGAGGTCTTCGAGGTCACCGCCTGA
- a CDS encoding HAD family hydrolase, translated as MTAPTSPTPLTDPDATRTRLQVHLDALGGEQLLVGLDVDGTLVDHDGVMSPPMRRMLQRTADQHTVVIATGRSIGATLPIVEAAGITRGYAVCSNGAVTVRMDPQADGGHRIVETRSFQPGHALRTLREVQPDAHYAVETADGGFHATTGFQDASFGVQATERPLDDLMELEAVRVVVHVPDLSPQEFSEVIAQSGVHGVEYSIGWTAWLDMAAPGVSKATALEDIRARLDIAAAHTVAVGDGFNDTEMLTWAGVGIAMGQAPQGVKDVADVVTDSVYEDGTVLVLEALRS; from the coding sequence ATGACCGCTCCGACCTCGCCGACGCCTCTGACCGATCCCGACGCGACCCGCACCCGCCTGCAGGTGCACCTCGACGCCCTGGGCGGCGAGCAGCTGCTGGTGGGTCTCGACGTCGACGGCACGCTCGTCGATCACGACGGCGTCATGTCCCCGCCGATGCGCCGCATGCTGCAGCGCACCGCCGACCAGCACACCGTCGTCATCGCCACCGGCCGCTCCATCGGCGCCACCCTGCCGATCGTCGAGGCCGCCGGGATCACCCGCGGCTACGCGGTGTGCTCCAACGGCGCGGTCACGGTCCGGATGGATCCGCAGGCCGACGGGGGCCACCGCATCGTCGAGACCCGCTCCTTCCAGCCCGGCCACGCCCTGCGCACCCTGCGCGAGGTCCAGCCCGACGCCCACTACGCGGTAGAGACGGCCGACGGCGGCTTCCACGCCACCACCGGCTTCCAGGACGCCAGCTTCGGCGTCCAGGCGACCGAGCGACCGCTGGATGACCTCATGGAGCTCGAGGCGGTGCGCGTGGTGGTCCATGTGCCCGATCTGTCCCCGCAGGAGTTCAGCGAGGTCATCGCGCAATCCGGTGTCCACGGCGTGGAGTACTCGATCGGGTGGACGGCCTGGCTGGACATGGCCGCCCCCGGCGTCTCCAAGGCCACGGCCCTCGAGGACATCCGCGCCCGGCTCGACATCGCCGCCGCCCACACCGTGGCCGTCGGCGACGGCTTCAACGACACCGAGATGCTCACCTGGGCCGGGGTCGGGATCGCCATGGGGCAGGCGCCGCAGGGCGTGAAGGACGTCGCCGACGTGGTCACCGACTCCGTCTACGAGGACGGCACGGTGCTGGTGCTGGAAGCGCTGCGAAGCTGA
- a CDS encoding NAD(P)H-quinone oxidoreductase: protein MRAIAITEEHELELVELPEPVAAPGEVLVDVVAAGVNRADVAQTAGMYPPPPGASELPGLEVSGHRRDTGEAVVALLAGGGYAEVVAVPEGQLLPVPEGMDPVEAAGVIEVCATVVSNLVLEGRLADGETVLIHGGTGGIGTVAIQLARHLGARVLTTVGSDEAFDRVRDLGADAVWNRRTTDLLEVVREAGGADVILDIVGGPTLADNVGMLREHGRLVIIGTLGGAIGELPIGMLMGKRARVIGTTLRSRRTEGKREILEATRELVWPLLADGTLSVPLHARLPMDRASEAHAILRDGGHLGKVVLEVASG, encoded by the coding sequence ATGCGCGCGATCGCCATCACCGAGGAGCACGAGCTCGAACTGGTCGAGCTGCCCGAACCCGTCGCGGCCCCCGGCGAGGTGCTGGTCGACGTGGTCGCGGCGGGCGTGAACCGGGCAGACGTCGCCCAGACCGCCGGAATGTATCCGCCGCCGCCGGGGGCCTCCGAACTGCCCGGTCTGGAGGTCTCCGGGCACCGCCGGGACACTGGTGAGGCGGTGGTGGCGCTGCTGGCGGGCGGTGGCTACGCCGAGGTGGTGGCGGTCCCCGAAGGGCAGCTGCTGCCGGTGCCCGAGGGCATGGACCCCGTCGAGGCCGCCGGGGTCATCGAGGTGTGCGCCACCGTCGTCTCCAACCTGGTGCTCGAGGGACGTCTGGCCGACGGCGAGACCGTGCTGATCCACGGCGGCACCGGCGGCATCGGCACCGTCGCGATCCAGCTGGCGCGGCACCTCGGCGCGCGGGTGCTGACCACCGTCGGCTCCGACGAGGCGTTCGACCGGGTGCGCGACCTGGGGGCCGACGCGGTCTGGAACCGTCGGACCACCGATCTGCTCGAGGTGGTGCGGGAGGCCGGCGGGGCGGACGTCATCCTCGACATCGTCGGCGGTCCGACGCTCGCGGACAACGTGGGGATGCTCCGCGAGCACGGAAGGCTGGTCATCATCGGCACGCTGGGCGGAGCCATCGGCGAGCTGCCGATCGGCATGCTCATGGGCAAGCGCGCCCGCGTCATCGGCACCACGCTGCGCTCGCGGCGCACCGAGGGCAAGCGCGAGATCCTCGAGGCCACCCGCGAGCTGGTCTGGCCGCTGCTGGCCGACGGGACGCTCAGCGTCCCGCTCCACGCCCGGCTGCCGATGGACCGCGCGAGCGAGGCGCATGCGATCCTGCGCGACGGCGGCCATCTGGGCAAGGTGGTCCTGGAGGTCGCTTCGGGATGA
- a CDS encoding MDR family oxidoreductase, with the protein MRAVLIEAEGADARLVEDADESTLSGPVELDVLFSSYNYKDGMAIAGQGIARRFPLIPGIDLVGRVTGSEVEEYSAGDLVVLNGDGIGETRNGGFATRARVRPDALVRLPADLSPERAAAIGTAGFTAMLSVLRLEDGGVTPEHGDVLVTGASGGGGSVALALLAGRGFRVVASTGRTDENAEYLRELGAAEVIDRDELGAEVGKPLQAQRWAGAIDAVGSTTLANVLAQTSWGGVVAAYGLAQGMDLRTSVMPFILRHVTLAGVNSVDAPPDLRERAWDALAAELDLDLLDSMTTSIGLSETIPYAQRILAGETRGRTVVDVTQ; encoded by the coding sequence ATGCGCGCCGTACTGATCGAAGCCGAAGGGGCCGACGCCCGCCTCGTCGAGGACGCCGACGAGTCCACGCTGAGCGGACCCGTCGAGTTGGACGTGCTCTTCTCGAGCTACAACTACAAGGACGGCATGGCGATCGCGGGCCAGGGCATCGCCCGCCGGTTCCCGCTGATCCCGGGCATCGACCTGGTCGGGCGGGTCACCGGTTCCGAGGTCGAGGAGTACTCGGCCGGTGACCTCGTGGTCCTCAACGGCGACGGCATCGGCGAGACCCGCAACGGCGGCTTCGCCACCCGGGCCCGCGTGCGTCCCGACGCCCTGGTGCGCCTGCCCGCGGACCTCTCCCCCGAGCGGGCCGCCGCCATCGGCACCGCCGGATTCACGGCGATGCTCTCGGTCCTGCGCCTCGAGGACGGCGGCGTCACCCCGGAGCACGGAGACGTGCTGGTCACCGGTGCCTCCGGCGGGGGCGGCTCCGTCGCGCTCGCCCTGCTGGCCGGCCGCGGGTTCCGCGTGGTGGCCTCGACCGGACGAACCGACGAGAACGCGGAATACCTCCGGGAGCTCGGGGCCGCCGAGGTGATCGACCGCGACGAGCTCGGCGCCGAGGTCGGCAAGCCCCTGCAGGCCCAGCGCTGGGCCGGGGCGATCGACGCCGTGGGCAGCACGACGCTCGCCAACGTCCTCGCCCAGACCTCCTGGGGTGGAGTGGTCGCGGCCTACGGACTGGCCCAGGGAATGGATCTGCGGACGTCCGTGATGCCGTTCATCCTGCGGCACGTCACCCTCGCCGGCGTGAACTCGGTCGACGCCCCGCCGGACCTGCGCGAGCGCGCCTGGGATGCGCTGGCCGCCGAGCTCGACCTCGACCTGCTGGATTCGATGACCACGAGCATCGGGCTGTCGGAGACGATCCCCTATGCGCAGCGGATCCTCGCCGGCGAGACCCGCGGCCGCACCGTCGTGGACGTGACCCAGTGA
- a CDS encoding GntR family transcriptional regulator, whose translation MLDESKPLFIAVAEQIEDGILDGTYPEDTPVPSTNELAAFLRINPATAGKGLHRLADAGVLVKRRGVGMFVAHGATELLRQRRRDSFARAYIVPLLREAAHLGIDPRELTEMITKEASR comes from the coding sequence GTGCTCGACGAGTCGAAGCCGCTCTTCATCGCTGTGGCGGAGCAGATCGAGGACGGGATCCTCGACGGCACCTATCCGGAGGACACCCCGGTGCCCTCGACCAATGAGCTGGCCGCATTCCTGCGCATCAATCCCGCGACGGCAGGCAAGGGACTCCATCGCCTCGCCGACGCGGGCGTCCTGGTCAAACGTCGAGGAGTAGGCATGTTCGTCGCCCACGGCGCCACAGAGCTGCTGCGGCAGCGCCGGCGCGATTCCTTCGCCCGCGCCTACATCGTCCCGCTGCTGCGCGAAGCCGCGCACCTGGGCATCGACCCCCGAGAACTCACCGAGATGATCACGAAGGAGGCGTCCCGATGA
- a CDS encoding ABC transporter ATP-binding protein, translating to MSAIETRNLRKHFRDVAAIDDVSLSFTEGRVHGLLGRNGAGKTTMMKLLTGQIFASSGEMRVLGENPVENPQVLAQTCFIQESQKYPDGFRPFDVLRIAEGLYPFWDQQLARELVADFRLPEKRAIKKLSRGQLSAVGIILGLASRAPLTFFDEPYLGLDAVARRLFFDRLLADFAEHPRTVILSTHHIDEVSNLLEHVVLLDEGRVAISEEAEALQSAAIEVSGRLDEVKGFIAGADVLHLQEIGSLATATVHAEPGSAERARAAGLQVAPVSLQNYIVHRTTAAATAAAR from the coding sequence ATGAGCGCCATCGAGACCCGCAATCTCAGAAAGCACTTCCGCGACGTCGCCGCCATCGACGATGTCTCCCTCTCCTTCACCGAAGGTCGGGTGCACGGGCTGCTGGGCCGGAACGGCGCCGGCAAGACCACGATGATGAAACTGCTGACCGGGCAGATCTTCGCCAGCTCCGGCGAGATGCGCGTGCTGGGCGAGAACCCTGTGGAGAACCCGCAGGTGCTCGCGCAGACCTGCTTCATCCAGGAGAGCCAGAAGTATCCCGACGGGTTCCGGCCCTTCGACGTGCTGCGCATCGCCGAGGGCCTGTACCCCTTCTGGGATCAGCAGCTGGCCCGCGAGCTGGTCGCCGACTTCCGCCTCCCGGAGAAGAGGGCCATCAAGAAGCTCTCCCGTGGCCAGCTCTCGGCCGTCGGCATCATCCTCGGTCTCGCCTCCCGGGCTCCGCTGACCTTCTTCGACGAGCCGTACCTGGGCCTGGACGCCGTCGCCCGGCGCCTGTTCTTCGATCGGCTGCTGGCCGACTTCGCCGAGCACCCCCGCACCGTGATCCTGTCCACCCACCACATCGACGAGGTCTCCAACCTGCTCGAGCACGTGGTGCTGCTGGACGAGGGTCGGGTCGCGATCTCGGAGGAGGCCGAGGCGCTGCAGAGCGCGGCGATCGAGGTCTCCGGCCGGCTCGACGAGGTCAAGGGCTTCATCGCCGGGGCTGACGTGCTCCACCTCCAGGAGATCGGCTCGCTGGCCACCGCCACTGTCCATGCAGAGCCCGGCAGCGCTGAGCGGGCCCGGGCCGCAGGGCTCCAGGTCGCGCCCGTCTCCCTGCAGAACTACATCGTCCATCGCACCACCGCCGCGGCCACCGCCGCGGCGCGCTGA
- a CDS encoding TetR/AcrR family transcriptional regulator — protein sequence MSASRGRPRSFDRDEALEKAMLLFWERGYGGIGTRELCTAMGISAPSLYHAFGSKQQLFEEVVRVYTDRYTGFVEAAFDEEVDTRGATRRLLTGAAHQYTQPGCPAGCLIMNNASTASASSPEIDAGLQAIRHAIGQRLLAALTADRDAGRLPSGIDVDGFAMHILAIWNGMSMQARDGARREELESGVAAFLATWPAEKAA from the coding sequence ATGAGCGCGAGCAGAGGACGCCCCCGCAGCTTCGATCGGGACGAGGCCCTGGAGAAGGCGATGCTGCTGTTCTGGGAGCGCGGCTACGGGGGCATCGGCACCCGCGAGCTCTGCACCGCGATGGGGATCTCCGCCCCCAGCCTGTACCACGCCTTCGGCAGCAAGCAGCAGCTCTTCGAGGAGGTGGTTCGCGTCTACACCGACCGATACACCGGATTCGTCGAGGCGGCCTTCGACGAGGAGGTCGATACCCGCGGCGCGACCCGACGCCTGCTGACCGGAGCCGCCCACCAGTACACGCAGCCGGGGTGCCCGGCCGGGTGCCTGATCATGAACAACGCCTCCACGGCGTCGGCGTCCTCCCCCGAGATCGATGCCGGCCTGCAGGCGATCCGTCACGCGATCGGACAGCGCCTCCTGGCCGCGCTGACCGCGGACCGGGACGCCGGCCGACTGCCGTCCGGGATCGACGTGGACGGCTTCGCGATGCACATCCTCGCGATCTGGAACGGCATGTCGATGCAGGCGCGCGACGGGGCCCGACGCGAGGAGCTCGAGTCCGGGGTCGCGGCGTTCCTGGCGACCTGGCCGGCGGAGAAGGCCGCCTGA
- a CDS encoding ATP-grasp domain-containing protein encodes MHLAPTLAPRTAPAGPPLTAPVAAPGTVLVTGAGGHVGAQVVHLLLERGMRVVTTDVTPLPVPRDDFVLGPCAGSPSYVPFLEATLARFDVDLLIPTVSDELPALAGVAPVLGSQVAIAAPGPIALCHDRLLTMRYLARHRIPVPTTVVVRPSGVPRHLIGEGTYVARPRLANGPGTATMIDDPEQLPARNDTFLAQELVPGEEIIAQVHRSPRDGVMTVVLLRTSGSGPDAGGKSARMEQVEPGAEPELAELARAVARALDLTGAFSIDMRRTVAGTPVVLAVDARLGAHSHPAPELLDGLLDDAALPLRTVRSAPRTAPRR; translated from the coding sequence ATGCATCTCGCACCGACCCTCGCTCCCCGCACGGCTCCCGCCGGTCCACCGCTCACCGCTCCTGTCGCCGCGCCGGGCACCGTCCTGGTCACCGGAGCGGGCGGACACGTCGGCGCGCAGGTCGTCCACCTGCTGCTCGAGCGCGGGATGCGCGTGGTCACCACCGACGTCACCCCGCTGCCGGTCCCGAGGGACGACTTCGTGCTCGGCCCCTGCGCCGGCTCCCCCTCCTACGTCCCCTTCCTCGAAGCCACGCTCGCGAGGTTCGACGTCGACCTGCTCATCCCCACCGTGTCGGACGAGCTGCCGGCGCTGGCGGGCGTCGCTCCGGTCCTCGGCAGCCAGGTCGCGATCGCCGCCCCGGGCCCGATCGCCCTGTGCCACGACCGTCTGCTGACGATGAGGTACCTGGCGCGCCATCGGATCCCCGTCCCCACGACGGTGGTCGTGCGTCCGTCCGGGGTGCCCCGGCACCTGATCGGGGAGGGCACCTACGTGGCCAGGCCCCGCCTCGCGAACGGTCCGGGCACGGCGACGATGATCGACGACCCCGAGCAGCTGCCCGCCCGCAACGACACCTTCCTCGCCCAGGAGCTCGTGCCGGGCGAAGAGATCATCGCCCAGGTGCACCGCTCGCCCCGGGACGGCGTCATGACGGTGGTCCTGCTGCGCACCTCGGGCAGCGGACCCGACGCAGGGGGGAAGTCTGCGCGGATGGAGCAGGTGGAACCCGGGGCGGAGCCGGAGCTCGCCGAGCTCGCCCGCGCGGTCGCCCGGGCCCTCGACCTGACCGGCGCGTTCAGCATCGACATGCGCCGCACCGTCGCCGGCACGCCGGTCGTCCTCGCCGTCGACGCGAGACTGGGGGCCCACAGCCACCCTGCCCCGGAGCTGCTCGACGGACTGCTGGACGATGCCGCGCTCCCGCTCAGGACGGTGCGGAGCGCACCTCGGACTGCGCCCAGGCGGTGA
- a CDS encoding SDR family NAD(P)-dependent oxidoreductase — protein sequence MTTMEWEHLPVPDLTGRTVVMTGASDGLGRETALQLALWGADLVLPVRTRSKGEVVAERITRETGRPDAVRLTHLNLADMASVREGAEGIERLVGPGGIDLLIHVAGLVTRHHEETIDGFERMLAVNALAPLLLTETLLPLVRERVVVVASDAHTFGSIDLGDPHFRRGGWSPGAAYGRSKLTTMLWGRELADRLHARGDGVDLQLVHPGWVLTNLQNATGSARLDRLVTEVTRPIAMPARRGASSVLFTATQPLPPGSYIGPDGRRALRGRPTFLRRSATALDRDLAREVTAWAQSEVRSAPS from the coding sequence ATGACCACGATGGAATGGGAGCACCTGCCCGTGCCCGACCTCACCGGTCGCACCGTCGTGATGACCGGTGCGAGCGACGGCCTCGGCCGGGAGACGGCGCTGCAGCTGGCTCTCTGGGGCGCCGACCTCGTCCTTCCGGTCCGCACCCGCAGCAAGGGCGAGGTCGTCGCCGAGCGGATCACCCGCGAGACCGGTCGGCCGGACGCGGTGCGCCTGACCCACCTGAACCTCGCCGACATGGCGTCGGTGCGCGAGGGCGCCGAGGGGATCGAGCGTCTCGTCGGGCCGGGCGGGATCGATCTGCTGATCCATGTCGCCGGGCTCGTCACCCGGCATCACGAGGAGACGATCGACGGATTCGAGCGGATGCTGGCGGTCAACGCTCTGGCTCCGCTGCTGCTCACCGAGACCTTGCTGCCGCTGGTGCGGGAGCGGGTCGTGGTCGTCGCGTCCGACGCGCACACCTTCGGGTCGATCGACCTGGGTGATCCGCACTTCCGCCGCGGCGGCTGGTCGCCCGGCGCCGCGTACGGACGCTCGAAGCTCACGACGATGCTGTGGGGCCGGGAGCTCGCCGATCGCCTGCACGCCCGGGGGGACGGGGTGGACCTGCAGCTGGTGCATCCGGGCTGGGTGCTCACGAACCTGCAGAACGCGACCGGGTCCGCGCGGCTCGATCGGCTCGTCACCGAGGTCACCAGGCCGATCGCGATGCCGGCGCGGCGCGGTGCCTCCTCGGTGCTGTTCACCGCCACTCAGCCTCTGCCCCCGGGCTCCTACATCGGTCCCGACGGTCGTCGCGCTCTGCGAGGGCGGCCGACGTTCCTGCGACGTTCGGCGACCGCCCTGGACCGCGACCTGGCCCGGGAGGTCACCGCCTGGGCGCAGTCCGAGGTGCGCTCCGCACCGTCCTGA